The Bacteroides fragilis NCTC 9343 genome includes the window TGTTACGTGCGCATACCTCCATAATACGCTGCTTACTGTTGTCACGCGAACCGTCATTCACAAACAACACACAGGCCGTACAAATAGATTTGGGTAAAAACTCTCCCAATTTCTGTTCCAAAGAGTAGATATTGTCTTCTTCGTTGTATACAGGAACAACGATAGTCAGTTGATAATTGATCGTTTTATTCATTGCCTCATTGTAAATATCCCGCAAAAGTACAAAAAATATGAAATAAAATAGGATTATTGAAACAACAATCCAAATCTAATTTATGTTTTTATAGCACAAAAAGAAAAAAAGGAACCGGATTATAACATTCATACAGAATTAGAATATAAAAAGAATGCCGGAGAAAGATAAGATTTTCTCCGGCATTGTTATCTGTTTTATAAATCTGAAAACTAAATCATGCTTTCCGGATGTAATCAACAATCCATGCCCCTACTTCTTTCGTACCAAATTTTTCACCACCTTCCACTTGAATCTCGGGTGTACGTACATTAGCATCCAAAGAAGCATCAACTGCTTTGCGGATCAATGCACCTTCAGCTTTACAATCGAAGTATTCGAACAGCATGGCCACCGAAAGAATTTGCGCCAGCGGATTAGCGATATTCAAGCCTTTTGCTTGCGGCCACGAACCGTGAATCGGCTCGAACACCGGAGTACTCTCACCTGTAGAAGCAGACGGAAGCAACCCCATAGAGCCACTGATGACAGACCCTTCATCGGTAAGAATATCACCAAAGGTATTCTCCGTCACCATCACATCAAAAAATTTAGGCTCCTGAATCATCTTCATTGCAGCATTATCCACAAACATATAATCAGTGGTCACCTCCGGATACTGCGGCGCCATTTCTTGTGCAATCTGCCTCCATAGACGACTGGAAGCAAGCACATTAGCTTTATCTACAACAGTCAAGTGCTTACGACGCTTCATAGCATATTCGAAACCGACTTTCAAGATACGTTCTATCTCAGGACGTGTATACATATTCGTGTCGTATGCTTTGTCATTATCCTGATATTTTTCACCAAAATACATACCTCCGGTCAATTCGCGAATACACAGAAAATCGGCTCCTTCTACTAACTCTGCACGAAGAGGAGACTTGTGCACCAAACACTTAAATGTTTGGACAGGACGGATATTGGCAAATAAGCCGAGTTTTTTACGCATAGCCAGTAGCCCCTGCTCCGGACGCACCTTGGCAGTCGGGTCATTGTCAAACTTAGGATCACCTACGGCCGAAAAAAGAACTGCATCGGCATTCTTACAAACCCGGTAAGTTTCTTCCGGAAAAGGATCGCCTACTTTATCAATGGCATCCGCACCGCAAATGGCATATTCATAGTTTACTTTATGTCCAAACTTCTCACAGACGGCACTCATTACCTCCACACCTTGTACAGAGATTTCCGGTCCGATACCGTCACCGGCTAATACAGCAATTTTAAAATCCATATTATTCAATAATTAATATTCTTCTATTATATTCAGCATTTTTATGGTAGCTTTAATAGCAGCCTCTGTCTGGTCAGCATCCAACCCACGGGTACGGAACACCTTTTCACCAAAACTCCAGGTGATAACGGTTTGCACAAAAGCATCTGTTCGCCCTCCGGGAGGGATACTTACAGCATAGTTGATCAGCATAGGGAACTTACGTCCCAAAGTCACTTTATAAATCTTACGCAGAGCACGTACAAAAGCATCATACTGTCCATCGCCGGAAGAACTTTCTTCGTAAACCTGACCGTCGATTTCGATACTCAGCGTTGCCATCG containing:
- the leuB gene encoding 3-isopropylmalate dehydrogenase; the encoded protein is MDFKIAVLAGDGIGPEISVQGVEVMSAVCEKFGHKVNYEYAICGADAIDKVGDPFPEETYRVCKNADAVLFSAVGDPKFDNDPTAKVRPEQGLLAMRKKLGLFANIRPVQTFKCLVHKSPLRAELVEGADFLCIRELTGGMYFGEKYQDNDKAYDTNMYTRPEIERILKVGFEYAMKRRKHLTVVDKANVLASSRLWRQIAQEMAPQYPEVTTDYMFVDNAAMKMIQEPKFFDVMVTENTFGDILTDEGSVISGSMGLLPSASTGESTPVFEPIHGSWPQAKGLNIANPLAQILSVAMLFEYFDCKAEGALIRKAVDASLDANVRTPEIQVEGGEKFGTKEVGAWIVDYIRKA